A single genomic interval of Nitratidesulfovibrio sp. SRB-5 harbors:
- a CDS encoding aspartate-semialdehyde dehydrogenase: MSKERLVVAVCGATGAVGREMLNTLEQREFPAAEVIPFASARSAGNKVPFMGGELTVRELTEESFRGVDIALFSAGGSTSEKFAPHAVQAGCVVVDNSSAWRMDERCPLVVPEVNAHALAAHNGIIANPNCSTIQMVVALKPLHDAAKITRVVVSTYQAVSGTGQKAIDELEKQVRQMFNMQEPDVAVYPHRIAFNCLPQIDVFMDNDYTKEEMKMVLETVKIMEDPSVKVTATCVRVPVFYGHSESVNIETERKLSAKEARAILAQAPGVRVYDNPAQKMYPMPIDAAGEDDTFVGRIREDETIANGLNMWIVSDNIRKGAALNAVQIAEALVERDLLKVRDPQLFLR, translated from the coding sequence ATGTCCAAGGAAAGACTTGTCGTCGCCGTGTGCGGGGCCACCGGGGCGGTGGGCCGCGAAATGCTGAACACGCTGGAACAGCGCGAATTTCCCGCGGCGGAGGTCATCCCCTTCGCCTCGGCCCGTTCCGCGGGCAACAAGGTGCCCTTCATGGGCGGCGAACTGACCGTGCGCGAACTGACCGAAGAATCCTTCCGGGGCGTGGACATCGCCCTGTTCTCGGCGGGTGGTTCCACCTCCGAGAAATTCGCCCCCCATGCCGTGCAGGCCGGGTGCGTGGTGGTGGACAACTCCAGCGCGTGGCGCATGGACGAGCGCTGCCCGCTGGTGGTGCCCGAAGTGAACGCCCACGCCCTTGCCGCGCACAACGGCATCATCGCCAACCCCAACTGCTCGACCATCCAGATGGTGGTGGCGCTGAAGCCGCTGCACGACGCGGCCAAGATCACCCGCGTGGTGGTTTCCACCTACCAGGCCGTTTCCGGCACCGGGCAGAAGGCCATTGACGAGTTGGAAAAGCAGGTGCGGCAGATGTTCAACATGCAGGAGCCGGACGTTGCCGTGTACCCGCACCGCATCGCCTTCAACTGCCTGCCGCAGATCGACGTCTTCATGGACAACGACTACACCAAGGAAGAAATGAAGATGGTGCTGGAAACCGTGAAGATCATGGAGGATCCCTCCGTGAAAGTCACCGCCACCTGCGTGCGCGTGCCCGTCTTCTACGGCCATTCCGAGTCGGTGAACATCGAGACCGAGCGCAAGCTTTCGGCCAAGGAAGCCCGCGCCATCCTCGCGCAGGCCCCCGGCGTGCGGGTGTACGACAACCCCGCCCAGAAGATGTACCCCATGCCCATCGACGCGGCGGGCGAGGACGACACCTTCGTGGGCCGCATCCGCGAGGACGAGACCATCGCCAACGGCCTGAACATGTGGATCGTTTCCGACAACATCCGCAAGGGCGCGGCCCTGAACGCCGTGCAGATCGCCGAGGCGCTGGTGGAGCGTGACCTGCTGAAGGTGCGCGACCCGCAGCTCTTCCTCCGTTAA
- a CDS encoding aminotransferase class IV — translation MIPVLDTDDYVTRLLSRERPGEAGIIAFYEHRVGAICRNPRLMLMPLDDHLAHRGDGIFESMKYLHRRIYQLDAHLERMRRSAAGLYLAPPCTWERLREIIIEVAKAGGEADGSIRVLVGRGPGGFGIDPAECPEPSLYVAAYHFTPKPEAWFDKGLTAFRSSIPAKQGYLARIKNANYLPNVLMTREAHERGMDVPFSFDDEGCLAETAIANVALVDQTGTLVVPEFTNALAGTTVLRAVELAQGEVPVSFRKVREEELHAAREILVLGTSSDCVAVVAYEGRPVADGRPGPVSRRLRALLQADLMGHGVPF, via the coding sequence GTGATCCCCGTGCTTGATACCGACGACTACGTCACCCGCCTGCTGTCCCGCGAACGCCCCGGCGAAGCGGGCATCATCGCTTTCTACGAGCACCGCGTGGGCGCCATATGCCGCAACCCGCGCCTGATGCTCATGCCTCTCGACGACCACCTTGCCCATCGCGGCGACGGCATCTTCGAGAGCATGAAGTACCTGCACCGCCGCATCTACCAGTTGGACGCGCACCTGGAGCGCATGCGCCGCTCCGCCGCGGGGCTGTACCTTGCCCCGCCGTGCACGTGGGAGCGCCTGCGCGAGATCATCATCGAGGTGGCCAAGGCAGGCGGCGAGGCAGACGGTTCCATCCGCGTGCTGGTGGGGCGCGGCCCCGGCGGCTTCGGCATCGACCCCGCCGAATGCCCGGAACCCAGCCTGTACGTGGCCGCCTACCATTTCACCCCCAAGCCGGAGGCGTGGTTCGACAAGGGCCTGACCGCCTTCCGCAGTTCCATCCCCGCCAAGCAGGGGTACCTGGCGCGCATCAAGAACGCCAACTACCTGCCCAACGTGCTCATGACGCGCGAGGCGCACGAGCGCGGCATGGACGTGCCCTTCTCGTTCGACGACGAGGGCTGCCTGGCCGAGACCGCCATCGCCAACGTGGCCCTGGTGGACCAGACCGGCACCCTGGTGGTGCCGGAGTTCACCAACGCCCTTGCCGGCACCACCGTGCTGCGCGCCGTGGAACTGGCCCAGGGCGAGGTGCCCGTCAGCTTCCGCAAGGTGCGCGAGGAAGAACTGCACGCCGCCCGCGAAATCCTGGTGCTGGGCACCAGCTCGGACTGCGTGGCCGTGGTGGCCTACGAAGGGCGCCCCGTGGCCGATGGCCGCCCGGGACCGGTTTCGCGCCGGTTGCGGGCGCTGCTCCAGGCGGACCTGATGGGGCACGGGGTTCCTTTTTAG
- a CDS encoding glycosyltransferase family 4 protein has translation MTTDTAMHIILLDLGREMRGGQLQVFYLARALHHSDGFSVVVACPAGAPLAREAVAAGIPVLPLPGRRSWSPRALLALWREARGHSRVVLHTHDARAASLGALCKGTWGAKAPLVHTRRVSYPLGRGLSRRKYLAADAVAAVSAETGGVLAAAGLDPARITVIHSGIDPTRYYPRRERGDGRFVFGMVGALTPQKGHTVLIEALAALQACEAGDAEGNADGGTGGAPMPAWEVRVVGEGPLFGTLLDRADELGVSPRMAFLGRQDSRRMLPDCDALLVPSVHGEGSSGVIKEGWVTGLPVICSGLASNLELVRDGENGLVVPPGDAEALACAMRRLATDAALRERLAAGGTASVAHYTDARMAESYMALYRRLR, from the coding sequence ATGACCACCGACACCGCCATGCACATCATCCTGCTGGACCTGGGGCGCGAAATGCGCGGGGGCCAGTTGCAGGTATTCTACCTGGCTCGCGCGCTGCACCACAGTGACGGGTTTTCGGTGGTGGTGGCCTGTCCGGCGGGCGCGCCGCTGGCGCGCGAGGCGGTGGCGGCGGGCATTCCCGTGTTGCCGTTGCCGGGCCGCCGGTCATGGAGTCCGCGCGCGTTGCTGGCCCTGTGGCGCGAGGCGCGCGGCCACTCCCGGGTGGTGCTGCATACCCACGACGCGCGCGCGGCCAGCCTGGGCGCGCTGTGCAAGGGCACGTGGGGGGCAAAGGCGCCGCTGGTGCACACCCGGCGGGTCTCCTATCCGCTGGGCCGGGGGCTGAGCCGCCGCAAGTATCTGGCGGCGGACGCGGTGGCGGCGGTCAGTGCGGAAACGGGCGGCGTGCTGGCGGCTGCCGGGCTGGACCCGGCGCGCATCACGGTGATCCATTCCGGCATTGATCCCACCCGCTACTACCCCCGGCGCGAGCGTGGCGATGGCCGTTTCGTGTTCGGCATGGTGGGCGCGCTCACCCCGCAGAAGGGGCATACGGTGCTCATCGAGGCGCTGGCGGCCTTGCAGGCCTGCGAGGCCGGTGACGCGGAAGGGAATGCCGACGGCGGCACGGGCGGTGCCCCCATGCCTGCCTGGGAGGTGCGCGTGGTGGGCGAAGGCCCGCTGTTCGGCACCCTGCTGGACCGCGCGGACGAACTGGGCGTTTCCCCGCGCATGGCCTTTCTGGGGCGGCAGGACAGCCGCCGCATGCTGCCCGACTGCGACGCGTTGCTGGTGCCTTCCGTACACGGCGAAGGCAGCAGCGGGGTGATCAAGGAAGGCTGGGTAACCGGGCTGCCGGTGATCTGCTCCGGCCTGGCCTCCAATCTGGAACTGGTGCGCGACGGCGAGAACGGCCTGGTGGTGCCCCCCGGCGACGCCGAGGCGCTGGCCTGCGCCATGCGCCGCCTCGCCACCGACGCAGCCCTGCGCGAACGCCTGGCGGCGGGCGGCACGGCCAGCGTCGCCCACTACACCGACGCGCGCATGGCCGAATCTTACATGGCCCTGTACCGCCGCCTGCGCTAG
- a CDS encoding ammonia-forming cytochrome c nitrite reductase subunit c552 → MSSRRLLVALMAMALAALAGCSEPSEPMTPTYKTKLSAEEMKNSAFKAEFPLHYETYLRNNESQIMTEYGGSVPYNKHDNVDPLPEGYKHAQPYLKNLWLGYPFSYEYRAARGHTYAVKDILHIDRLNNYSEKAGLPSTCWNCKTPKMMEWVKENGDDFWAKDFHEFRQKLDVDDHTIGCANCHEPQTMELRLYSEPLKDYLKSQNKEFKNLPRNEKRALVCGQCHVEYYFQDKEFGAAKKPVFPWANGFDPEDMFEYYKTHGNTTTKGFEGNFVDWVHPVSKTPMLKAQHPEYETWINGVHGSAGVTCADCHMSYVRLDGKKKMSTHHWTSPLKDPDLRACRQCHTDKTPDYLRQRVLFTQNKVWEQLMVAQDISVKAHEAIRMAAEYTGPKPADYDDLMIEARQMCRKGQFFWDLVSAENSVGFHNPTKALNTLAQSQQYSQKAVDVAIRAAAFTTAKDLDGDIKKIVPPILKHSRELQMDPAHMATHKWFKYIPLTPKAPRVWDGQTRLIPPPAPAAAPAS, encoded by the coding sequence ATGTCTAGCCGTCGCCTTCTCGTAGCGCTGATGGCCATGGCGCTCGCCGCGCTGGCGGGCTGTTCCGAGCCCTCGGAACCCATGACACCGACCTACAAGACCAAACTTTCCGCTGAAGAAATGAAGAATTCCGCCTTCAAGGCGGAATTCCCGCTGCACTACGAAACGTACCTGCGCAACAATGAATCGCAGATCATGACCGAGTACGGCGGGTCTGTGCCGTACAACAAGCATGACAACGTGGATCCCCTGCCCGAAGGGTACAAGCACGCCCAGCCGTACCTGAAGAACCTGTGGCTGGGGTACCCCTTCAGCTACGAATACCGCGCTGCGCGCGGCCACACCTACGCGGTGAAGGACATCCTGCACATCGACCGGCTGAACAACTACAGCGAAAAGGCGGGCCTGCCCTCCACCTGCTGGAACTGCAAGACGCCCAAGATGATGGAATGGGTGAAGGAAAACGGCGACGACTTCTGGGCCAAGGACTTCCACGAATTCCGCCAGAAGCTGGACGTGGACGACCACACCATCGGCTGCGCCAACTGCCACGAGCCGCAGACCATGGAACTGCGCCTGTACAGCGAACCGCTGAAGGACTACCTGAAGTCCCAGAACAAGGAATTCAAGAACCTGCCCCGCAACGAAAAGCGCGCCCTGGTCTGCGGCCAGTGCCACGTGGAATACTATTTCCAGGACAAGGAATTCGGCGCGGCCAAGAAGCCCGTGTTCCCGTGGGCCAACGGCTTCGACCCCGAAGACATGTTCGAGTACTACAAGACCCACGGCAACACGACCACCAAGGGCTTCGAGGGCAACTTCGTGGACTGGGTACACCCCGTGTCCAAGACCCCCATGCTGAAGGCCCAGCATCCGGAATACGAAACGTGGATCAACGGCGTGCATGGCTCCGCCGGGGTCACCTGCGCCGACTGCCACATGTCGTACGTCCGGCTTGACGGCAAGAAGAAGATGTCCACCCACCACTGGACGTCGCCGTTGAAGGATCCGGACCTGCGCGCCTGCCGCCAGTGCCACACCGACAAGACCCCCGACTACCTGCGCCAGCGGGTGCTGTTCACCCAGAACAAGGTGTGGGAACAGCTGATGGTGGCCCAGGACATCTCGGTGAAGGCGCATGAGGCCATCCGCATGGCCGCCGAATACACCGGGCCCAAGCCCGCCGACTACGACGACCTGATGATCGAGGCGCGCCAGATGTGCCGCAAGGGCCAGTTCTTCTGGGATCTCGTCTCCGCCGAAAACAGCGTGGGCTTCCACAACCCCACCAAGGCCCTGAACACCCTGGCCCAGTCGCAGCAATACAGCCAGAAGGCCGTGGACGTGGCCATCCGCGCAGCAGCCTTCACCACCGCCAAGGATCTGGACGGCGACATCAAGAAGATCGTGCCGCCCATCCTGAAGCACAGCCGCGAACTGCAAATGGACCCGGCCCACATGGCCACCCACAAGTGGTTCAAGTACATTCCGCTCACCCCCAAGGCCCCGCGCGTGTGGGACGGCCAGACCCGCCTGATTCCCCCGCCCGCGCCCGCCGCGGCCCCGGCCAGCTAG
- a CDS encoding cytochrome c3 family protein: protein MHALRSDTTGRPWRIMLVAALAGVAVTVGAALAMTATDQALFCGSCHSMAEAALTHKRSPHAKLACNECHAPHNLAAKLPFKAKEGTRDIYATTLGTIPDLIHPGGETKDVVQANCRRCHVATTMTVSMETKKYCTDCHRHVPHTPKLPIARRSAADV from the coding sequence ATGCATGCTCTGCGGAGCGACACCACCGGGCGACCATGGCGCATCATGCTCGTGGCCGCGTTGGCGGGTGTTGCCGTCACCGTAGGCGCGGCCCTGGCCATGACTGCCACGGACCAGGCCCTGTTCTGCGGCAGTTGCCACTCCATGGCCGAGGCGGCGCTTACCCACAAGCGTTCGCCGCACGCGAAGCTGGCGTGCAATGAATGCCACGCGCCGCACAACCTGGCCGCCAAGCTGCCCTTCAAGGCCAAGGAAGGCACGCGCGACATTTACGCAACAACCCTTGGCACCATCCCCGACCTGATCCACCCCGGCGGAGAGACCAAGGACGTGGTGCAGGCCAACTGCAGGCGCTGCCACGTGGCCACCACCATGACCGTATCCATGGAAACCAAGAAGTACTGCACCGACTGCCACCGTCACGTGCCCCATACCCCCAAGCTGCCCATAGCCAGAAGGAGTGCCGCCGATGTCTAG
- a CDS encoding glutamate synthase, whose product MCRLFALTSAEPVSPMVAINALNVMKEGHDGSGVGLYLSGLSGPFAEHPEYPILSGIFTEKGLKRLDGIMDDLGFRPFHSVSIIKSDPPAGTPRRGVYLARAYEPPKAWADMPEAERTAQLVQTRVAIRQQGEAERDMMAFSFWPGVVMIKEVGDPLTVGEYLGLDRPDLHARRILCQGRQNTNYAINLYACHPFFIEGVCTMTNGENTAFIPIREYLSSRNVPGYTGYQSDSEVFTHIMHFTHYKLGLPVEAYKHVITPLSDAEMAGHPDHDMLARLKVLCRKMIIDGPNCVIGCLPDGTMFMVQDRKKLRPGVVGGKPGMYAFSSELCGLDAAIPDRDKTLDFQPMHLDTAYVRPECQEVTVCSQLQALPRQR is encoded by the coding sequence ATGTGTCGATTGTTCGCCTTGACTTCGGCGGAACCCGTCTCCCCCATGGTGGCCATCAATGCCCTGAATGTGATGAAGGAAGGGCATGACGGCTCCGGGGTCGGGCTCTATCTATCCGGTCTGTCGGGTCCCTTCGCGGAGCACCCCGAATATCCCATCCTTTCCGGCATCTTCACCGAAAAGGGCCTGAAGCGGCTCGACGGAATCATGGACGACCTGGGGTTTCGTCCGTTCCATTCGGTGTCGATCATCAAGTCCGATCCGCCCGCAGGCACGCCCAGGCGCGGCGTGTACCTGGCCCGCGCCTACGAGCCGCCGAAAGCCTGGGCCGACATGCCCGAGGCCGAGCGCACCGCGCAACTGGTGCAGACCCGCGTGGCCATCCGCCAGCAGGGCGAGGCCGAACGCGACATGATGGCCTTCTCGTTCTGGCCGGGCGTGGTGATGATCAAGGAAGTGGGCGATCCGCTCACCGTGGGCGAGTACCTGGGCCTTGACCGGCCCGACCTGCATGCCCGCCGCATCCTGTGCCAGGGCCGCCAGAACACCAACTACGCCATCAACCTGTACGCATGCCACCCGTTCTTCATTGAGGGCGTGTGCACCATGACCAACGGGGAAAACACGGCGTTCATCCCGATCCGCGAATACCTCTCGTCGCGCAACGTGCCCGGCTACACGGGCTACCAGTCAGACTCAGAGGTGTTCACGCACATCATGCACTTCACGCATTACAAGCTGGGCCTGCCGGTAGAGGCGTACAAGCACGTCATCACCCCGCTTTCCGACGCGGAAATGGCCGGGCACCCCGACCATGACATGCTGGCCCGCCTGAAGGTGCTGTGCCGCAAGATGATCATCGACGGACCCAACTGCGTCATCGGCTGCCTGCCGGACGGCACCATGTTCATGGTGCAGGACCGCAAGAAGCTGCGCCCCGGCGTGGTGGGCGGCAAGCCCGGCATGTACGCCTTTTCGTCCGAGTTGTGCGGCCTCGACGCCGCCATCCCCGACCGCGACAAGACCCTCGACTTCCAGCCCATGCATCTGGACACGGCCTACGTCCGTCCCGAATGCCAGGAGGTGACCGTATGCAGCCAACTGCAGGCATTACCCCGTCAACGCTGA